CTCAACCTGCAGCTCGTCCTGGAAGCTGGCATCCAGCCGGCCGTTCATCAGGTCGGCATAGGCCTTGTCCTGGTCTTCGTAGCGCACCACGTCCATGCCGCGCGGCGCCCAGAACTTGCTCAGGTACATGTCGGCGGTGGTGCCGCGCTGCACGCCCACGTGCTTGCCGTTCATGCCTTCCGGGGTGAACTTGAGCGGGCTGCCCTTGGCCGCGATCATGCGCTGCGGGGTGCGGAAATAGCGCTCGGTGAAGGTGACCGTTTTGGCGCGCTCGCTGGTGATGGTCATCGACGAGATGATCAGGTCGTATTTCTTGGCGATCAGCCCGGGGATGATGCCGTCCCAGTCCTGGTTGATCAGGCTGCAGCGCGCCTTCATCTCCTTGCACACGGCGACGGCAAGGTCGGCCTCGAAGCCGATGATCTGGCCGCTGGGGTTCAGCGATTCGAACGGCGGGTAGCTGGCATCGGTGCCGATGCGCAGGTTGCCAAGATCGGTGGCGCCCGCCTGCAGGGCAATGCCGGACAGCAATACGGCACACAGGGTTTTCAGCTTCATCACGACTCCTCCGGTTTGTAGTAACAGCTTTTTATTCAGGTGATGGTGTTGCAGGTATTGCCGGCGGCGACGGGGCCGCCGCCAGCGAAAGCAGGCTCAGCCCAGGTCGCGCTCCAGCCGTAGCATGTCGTCGAACTGCTCGCGGCGGCGCACCAGCCGGCAGTGGCCGCCGTCGTCGATCAGCACCGCGGCGGCGCGCGGCTGGGCGTTGTAGACGGTCTGGGTTTCCAGCTGGTAGGCGCCCACGTCGAGGAAGGCCAGCACGTCGCCGCTGGCGCTGCTGTCCGGCAGCAGGAACTGCTCGCCCAGCGGGCCCTGGCGGAAGTAGTCGCCGCCGTCGCACAGCGGGCCGCCCAGCTTTACCGCCTGGCAGTGGCTGGCGGTTACCCGGCTGGCGTTGTAGACGTAGAAATACCAGTCCTTGTAATCGGGAATCACATTGAAGCCGGCATCCAGCATGCGCCATTGCACTTGGCCTTCCACGCTGCCGTCCTCGCGCAGCAGGGTCTTGTGCTTGCCGCTGACAATGCCGGTGAGCAGCAGCGCGGCGCTGCCCACTACCTTGCGGCCGGGCTCGATGCAGATTTCGATGTCCTGGCGCCAGGCATGCACTTCGCGGATCACCGCCTGCGCAAACTCGCTGGCGCCGATCTGCGGCTGCATATTGTCCGGCCCGCCGGCACCGCGGTCGCTGGCATAGCGATACGGCGTGGGAATGCCGCCGCCGACGTTGATCATGTCGAAGCGGATGCCCAGTGTGGCTTCCAGCTGGCGGGCGGTATTCACCAGCACGCGGCTGGCGGCGGCGAAGGGCTCCGCATCCGGCACCTGGTCGCCCACGTGCATGTGCAGGCCGCACAGCCGCACATAAGGCATCTCCAGCGCCTGGCGGCACAGCCGCTCGGCATCCGCCAGGTCCACGCCGGACTTGGCGCGGAAGGCGGTGATCAGCCCCTCATGGGTGGCGGCCTTCACGTTCGGCTCCACCCGCAGGCAGATGCGCACCGGCAGTTGCAGCTGCCGGCTGATGCGGTCGATGGCGGCCAGCTCCTGTTCGCTGTCCACATTGATGGCGTGCAGCTGCTGGCGGATGGCGAAATCCAGCTCCTCGTCACGCTTGGCCACGCCGTTGTAGACGATGTCGCTGCCTTGAAAGCCCGCCGCCAGGCAGCGGCGGATCTCGTTGACCGAATTGGCCTCCACGCTGATGCCTGCCTCGCGTACTACCTGCAGCACCGCCAGCAGCGAGCAGGCCTTGGAGGCGTAGCAGATGCGGGTGTTGCCGTGCGTCGCGAACGCCTGCCGGATTTCCGCGATATTGCGGCGCACTTCCGGTGCCGAGTAGACAAACAGCGGCGTATCGAATGTGGCCGCCAGCGCCGGCAGCTCAACGCCCTCGAACGCCAGCTGCCCACCACTGGCGCTCAGGCGGCGGTCATGCTGTAGGGTATATTGCCGTTGGGAATCGTATTCGTGGTACATGCGGGCTCCGTAGGCTGGCGCTGTGTATTGAGCAACATACGGAAATAGCCTAATTTGTACGAACGAATTATTGGCATGAAGCTATTCCATACCGTCATGAACGAGACCCACCATCTTCCCGCCCTTACCGCGCTGCGCGCCTTCGTTACCGTGGTGCAGGCTGGCAGCTTTACCGAGGCCGCGCGCCGGCTGTGCCTCACCCAGGGGGCCATCAGCAAACAGATTCGCCTGCTGGAGGAGCATTACGGCACGCCGCTGCTGCAGCGGCAGAGCCGCCAGGTGCAGCCCACGCCATCCGGCCGCGTGCTGCTGCCGGTGGCGCAGGACGTGGTGGAGCGGCTCAGGGAGGTGGAGCGCAAGCTGAAGACGCAGACCGACATCCTGTCGCTGCAGGTGTATGTCAGCTTTGCCGTGCGCTGGCTGATGCCGCGCCTGGGCAGCTTCTACCAGCAACACCCGCTCACCCAGCTGCGCATGGAAAGCATGGTGTACGAACCGGCCGAACTCGACCCTGGCGCCTCCCAGGCCTACATCCTGTTCGGGCGCGGCAGCTGGCCGGAGATGCGGGCGGAACTGCTGCTGCCGGAGCTGCTGAGCCCGGTGTGCGCACCGTCCATGCTGCAGGGCGAGCATGCGCTGCGCAGCCTGGACGCGCTGCGCGGCCATACCCTGTTTCACACCACCAAGGATTACGAGGAATGGGAAGCCTGGCTGGCCACCCAGGGCGTGCATTCGCTGGCACAGTACAAGCACCAGGTGGTGGACCTGCACCACCTGGCCTGGACTGCCGCCGCCAGCGGGCTGGGGGTGGCCATCGGCGATATGGCGCTACTGCAGGAGGAACTGCAGCAAGGCCGGCTGGTGCGCCCGTTCGAACACGTGCTGCACACCGGCGCCGGCTACTACCTGGTGTACCCGGACAGCTATGCGGAACATCCCGGCCTGCAGGCGCTGCTGTCCTGGTTGCGGGAACAGGCGGCGGCTAGCGCGGCGGTATTGGCATAGCCGGGCGGCAGGCTAGAACATGCCGTGCTGGTTGGGCATCGCCGCCGGTTGCGGCTGGCCGATATCCCACAGCTCGGCAATGCGGCCATGCTCGAAACGGAAGATGTGCACCACGGCCAGGGTCAGCGCCATGGCCGGCAGGTGGACACGCGAATGCACCGCCACCAGCTCCCCCTCGGCAATGACTCTTTGCACCTCGAAAGTCTTGTCCGGGTGCTGCCGGGCGTTGTCGCGCATCGCGGCCTGCAGCGTGGCGCCATCGCCGGCAAAGCCGGGGTTGTGATGCCGGAAGTTGGCCGCAGCAAAGCGCGCAAAGGCTTCATCGACCTGGCCGGCGGCGGCCAACTGCAAAAAGGCAACCGCGGCTTGCTTGGGGCTGGCAGGGGTGGTCATGGCGTTTCCTTGGGGAGTGCGGATACGATATGTTTCTTTATACAGTGGCGCTGCAGGACGAAGGTGTCGGCATACGCGACGGGCAGGGTTGGGCGGGGAGCGGGGCAGGGGCAGATCTGTGGCAGAACAGCAAAAGCCCCTGATTTCTCAGGGGCTTAGGTATTTGGTCTGGCGGAGAGAGAGGGATTCGAACCCTCGGTAGGCTCGCACCTACGCCTGATTTCGATTTTGGTTGCAAATGCAACATATTCATAAGGTTAGGTGTTTTCTTCCTCTAAAAAAACATACTGTTATCACGCCTAAAGCCCAATGAATATGTAGTTTGTATTTGTTGCTTTAGATCATTTTTCCTGCCTTGTTGGTCAGACGGCTGCCGACCCAAAGCAGCTGTTACCGACATGAAGACGTGGACGTTCACGAATGAGAGAGTAACTGGTCTTGTTCTGGGCTGAGTACCAAAGCCCACCGGTTGCAAGTGGCCTTGCTGACCGAATAGTAGGGCCTTAAACAGATTGAGAATATCCTGCCAATAGGGCCTCATACTGAATCTTTGCCAACGTACGCTTTAGGTATGTTGGATGGTTTGGAATGAACGGCGATGGGGCAAGGCAGATGTTGTATTTCTTTGCTAAAAGTCGATTCCCAAGTCCATAACGTTGGAATCGTTTGATGAATGCTCCGGTGTCTTCCTCAAAATCGTGATGGACAATTGCGCTGTGGACAAAAGCTAGTCTTCCTGACCCAAACAGGCGAAATCCAAGGTCGATATCTTCACCTGCAGCAAGAGGAAAAGACTCATCAAACCCTCCCACAGCAAAAAAAGATGCACGATGAATACATGCTGAAGCAGTAATCAGATAAAGCGGCTCCTCGTCTTCAGCAAATTGTGGAAACAAGATTTCTTGAGAGTCGTAATACCTTCCTAGCAGACGATTTGTACTCGACTTCACTCGACCGGCCATTCCGATGACATCACCAGAAGCACGCTCAAATTCAAGTAGGGCATCCCTTTGAACAATGCAGTCACTATCAAGGAACCAAATCCACTCACCGCGCGATGCTTGAGCACCAGCGTTACGCGCAGCCGCAGGCCCAGGTGTATGGCAACTAACGATTGAGACAGGGTATGGCATTCCCGGTAATGAGAGAGGGGATTGAGAAAGGTTATCAACAACTACAACCTCTTTGGGCAATTCGGTTAAGTTTGCAATCGACCTCAGTAGCCGAATCACCCCCGGCTGATTATCACGAACCGGGATAACAACAGAAACTTCTCCAGCTCTCAATCGTGGGGCGTGAAGGTGCAGTGTTCGCTCTGGACGGAACGTTATCCATGAAGAAGGGGCAGTCATAATTAGTCGAAGTAAGGAATTTTTAATGCTATTTGACTATTATGCAGCAAGACTTCACACCTCGCACATAAACTACCAAATCGTGCGAGAGCCACTCTTCTGAAATGTTAAGTCAGCTGAACGAATTTTTATGATTTTGGCATGGTTTGGGTGCTAAACATAGTCTCGAAGATCCGCTGAGTGACGAATTGCTCAATGACTGCTCCTGGCTGTAAGCAGACCTATCCGCTGCGGGGGATCGGCATTTTTGTGGATTTGTTGACTGGCTAGAAGTCAGGAAACAAATTCATGAAAATCAGTGCCTTGCGCGACTCCCACGAAGTGTTTTTTTAGATTAATAAGACTGACTTTAGAACGAAGGCAGGGACGGAAACCGGTGTTTCCGGGAAAGGGAAAAACAAAAAAAGCCCTTGATTTCTCAAGGGCTTAGATGTGTGGTCTGGCGGAGAGAGAGGGATTTGAACCCTCGGTAGGCTTGCACCTACGCCTGATTTCGAGTTAGGTGGCAAATTCAATATTTTCAGTAACTTATCCGATTTTTTTTTTCTACAAAAATGCTTTGTAATGAGCTGTTACAGCCTTATTTTGCTAGGGTGTGGCTGTTTTTTGTAGAAGGGTGGGCATGCCTTCTGTAGTGGAGGCCGTATCGGCCGAGAATCTTCTGTCGGCAGCTTGCGACCCATAGGCGACGGTCGGCGTTTTAGGAAAGCGGACGATTAATGTAGAGGTAACCGGCCTGCGCGGTTTAGGGCTCGATGACAAGCTGCACCTCTCGGACGCCAGCCCCGGACGGGCCATAGCGCTTCTTCACTGTGGCACCCCGCGTGAACGAGGTGGACTCAAGAATGGGGGTGATGACTTCGACTAGCCGATCGGCGCTTGGCCCGTA
This Vogesella sp. LIG4 DNA region includes the following protein-coding sequences:
- a CDS encoding nuclear transport factor 2 family protein, with product MTTPASPKQAAVAFLQLAAAGQVDEAFARFAAANFRHHNPGFAGDGATLQAAMRDNARQHPDKTFEVQRVIAEGELVAVHSRVHLPAMALTLAVVHIFRFEHGRIAELWDIGQPQPAAMPNQHGMF
- a CDS encoding glycosyltransferase family 2 protein, which translates into the protein MTAPSSWITFRPERTLHLHAPRLRAGEVSVVIPVRDNQPGVIRLLRSIANLTELPKEVVVVDNLSQSPLSLPGMPYPVSIVSCHTPGPAAARNAGAQASRGEWIWFLDSDCIVQRDALLEFERASGDVIGMAGRVKSSTNRLLGRYYDSQEILFPQFAEDEEPLYLITASACIHRASFFAVGGFDESFPLAAGEDIDLGFRLFGSGRLAFVHSAIVHHDFEEDTGAFIKRFQRYGLGNRLLAKKYNICLAPSPFIPNHPTYLKRTLAKIQYEALLAGYSQSV
- a CDS encoding ABC transporter substrate-binding protein; the encoded protein is MKLKTLCAVLLSGIALQAGATDLGNLRIGTDASYPPFESLNPSGQIIGFEADLAVAVCKEMKARCSLINQDWDGIIPGLIAKKYDLIISSMTITSERAKTVTFTERYFRTPQRMIAAKGSPLKFTPEGMNGKHVGVQRGTTADMYLSKFWAPRGMDVVRYEDQDKAYADLMNGRLDASFQDELQVEAGFLKSEQGKRFAFVGPSINGDNAAEREVLGAGAGMAVRKEDKELVARLNKAIAAVRANGTFKKLSVQYFGRDIY
- the lysA gene encoding diaminopimelate decarboxylase — encoded protein: MYHEYDSQRQYTLQHDRRLSASGGQLAFEGVELPALAATFDTPLFVYSAPEVRRNIAEIRQAFATHGNTRICYASKACSLLAVLQVVREAGISVEANSVNEIRRCLAAGFQGSDIVYNGVAKRDEELDFAIRQQLHAINVDSEQELAAIDRISRQLQLPVRICLRVEPNVKAATHEGLITAFRAKSGVDLADAERLCRQALEMPYVRLCGLHMHVGDQVPDAEPFAAASRVLVNTARQLEATLGIRFDMINVGGGIPTPYRYASDRGAGGPDNMQPQIGASEFAQAVIREVHAWRQDIEICIEPGRKVVGSAALLLTGIVSGKHKTLLREDGSVEGQVQWRMLDAGFNVIPDYKDWYFYVYNASRVTASHCQAVKLGGPLCDGGDYFRQGPLGEQFLLPDSSASGDVLAFLDVGAYQLETQTVYNAQPRAAAVLIDDGGHCRLVRRREQFDDMLRLERDLG
- a CDS encoding LysR substrate-binding domain-containing protein; amino-acid sequence: MKLFHTVMNETHHLPALTALRAFVTVVQAGSFTEAARRLCLTQGAISKQIRLLEEHYGTPLLQRQSRQVQPTPSGRVLLPVAQDVVERLREVERKLKTQTDILSLQVYVSFAVRWLMPRLGSFYQQHPLTQLRMESMVYEPAELDPGASQAYILFGRGSWPEMRAELLLPELLSPVCAPSMLQGEHALRSLDALRGHTLFHTTKDYEEWEAWLATQGVHSLAQYKHQVVDLHHLAWTAAASGLGVAIGDMALLQEELQQGRLVRPFEHVLHTGAGYYLVYPDSYAEHPGLQALLSWLREQAAASAAVLA